One Magnetococcales bacterium genomic window, GATAGTCATTCCAATACGCAAGGTACACTCTGATAGAGGCTTTCCAGGAAAACGCACACGTAGGATCTGGTGAGCCGTGCGAACCCCATCAATCAAGACCGATTGCCATTTTAATTTGGAACGACTATATCGGGAATGCTGTGGCCCTGCCGGTGGGGTATGGGGTAGCAGGTTTTATCAGAAAGCATCAGTCTGCTTCTGCTTTGAAAAGGGGTTGCTGATTGATTCTACTTACGCTTCGAACGACACCCCGCCACCGGCTCCATGGATTCATGTACCGGCAGCGGGGCGGGTGGTGCTGTATCCCTTAGCGCCGCTTTTTCTTTGAACGCTCTACGTGATCCTTCAATTCCTTGGTCAGGGTATCCAGGACATCATTAACTGAAGCGACGACCGTGGAGTTTTCCTTGGTGGCGGTAATGGTGGTGCCAGCCACATTGACCACGGCCTTGGCTTCGGCGCGCTGATCGTTTTTATGGGCTTTGACCTCGATGCTCACCCGGGCGTGGGTGATGGGGCCAAACCGTTGATCCAGGTTTTCCATCCTTTTTTGGATCCGCTCCCGCAACTCGTCGCCCAGTTCGACCTGCCGACCTTCCAGTTTAATATCCATTTAGCCGTTCAGCTCCTCTCATAATGCCGATACATGATCCGCCAATTTCCGACGGTTTGTGCTTATCCGTTGTGTCTTGAGTCTACAGGTGTCGTTGCCCATCAGCCTCCGACAATGGCCAACAAAACACCAGCCGCCACTGCCGAGCCGATGACGCCAGCCACATTGGGCCCCATGGCGTGCATCAGCAGGAAATTATGGTGATTGGCCTGCAGTCCTACCTTGTTGACCACCCGGGCCGCCATGGGTACAGCTGAGACTCCGGCAGCACCAATCAGGGGGTTGACCTGACCTTTGGTAATCCGATGCATCAGTTTCCCCATCATCAGTCCCGCAGCCGTCCCAACGCTAAAGGCGATCACCCCGAGGACCAGGATACCCAGGGTTTCGACACTTAAAAATTGTTCGGCCGAAAGCTTGGAGCCCACCGCAAGGCCCAAAAAGATGGTGACGATGTTGATCATCTCATTTTGGGCGGTTTTGGAAAGCCGCTCCACCACACCACTCTCTCTGAGCAGATTGCCAAAGGTAAGCATGCCGATCAAGGGGGCAGCTGTGGGCAGCAGCAGAGCGCAGAGAATCAGCACGGTGATGGGGAAGAGCACCCGCTCCAGCTTTGAGACCGGGCGCAGCTGCTGCATCACCACTTGGCGTTCTTCCTCGGTGGTGAGGGCCATCATGATGGGGGGTTGAATGAGAGGCACCAGCGCCATGTAGGAGTACGCTGCCACCGCAATGGCCCCCATCAGATCCGGAGCCAGGCGTGAGGAGAGAAAGATCGCTGTTGGGCCGTCAGCGCCACCGATGATGCCGATGGCGGCTGCATCTGCCAGGGAAAAGTCAAATCCAGGCA contains:
- the raiA gene encoding ribosome-associated translation inhibitor RaiA; amino-acid sequence: MDIKLEGRQVELGDELRERIQKRMENLDQRFGPITHARVSIEVKAHKNDQRAEAKAVVNVAGTTITATKENSTVVASVNDVLDTLTKELKDHVERSKKKRR
- a CDS encoding sodium ion-translocating decarboxylase subunit beta; this encodes MEHLLTLWETTGLANFTWGQVLMMAVGGLLIYLAVVKQFEPLLLVPIGFGAILTNIPVAGISDPGGMLYYVYNTGIKTGVFPLIIFLGVGALTDFGPLIARPSTIFLGAAAQFGIFITLLGALALNVLPGFDFSLADAAAIGIIGGADGPTAIFLSSRLAPDLMGAIAVAAYSYMALVPLIQPPIMMALTTEEERQVVMQQLRPVSKLERVLFPITVLILCALLLPTAAPLIGMLTFGNLLRESGVVERLSKTAQNEMINIVTIFLGLAVGSKLSAEQFLSVETLGILVLGVIAFSVGTAAGLMMGKLMHRITKGQVNPLIGAAGVSAVPMAARVVNKVGLQANHHNFLLMHAMGPNVAGVIGSAVAAGVLLAIVGG